From the genome of Colletotrichum higginsianum IMI 349063 chromosome 4, whole genome shotgun sequence, one region includes:
- a CDS encoding Aminobenzoyl-glutamate utilization protein B, whose amino-acid sequence MQSLRKAALAFLASATLLPSSANGQELADQVFAAIDAKNDGLRTINTEIWENPEIGYQEVHAHKVLTDYLEEQGFNVTRSAYNLTTAFRAEFSNGPGRAVSFNSEFDALPGLGHACGHNLIATVGVAAAIGVKEALENGNVKGSVVQACIYSNFEQRANAAGYCSLLGTPAEEGGGGKVKMLEAGAYDGLDCSLMAHPGNSNYAAWGRTLASWRGNVSWTGVAAHAAAAPWAGQNALDGFVAAYQMAGLFRQQLQPSDRIHHVVTKGWSVANIIPDYIESQWGVRGNTRQVRHRRIRVESILYASGNGTNTTVEISAFQDYWDQNPSFQLASTFYEHQMKYLNPADDPETANFTVSSPEDSRRDGGASASSDQGNVSWFLPAIQVGFPVGGTAPVHNAGFRELAGTEFAHESAIQTAKILALTGLKVLQNETYAETMWEEWRAMIEEVSIAV is encoded by the exons ATGCAGTCCCTACGGAAAGCCGCCCTCGCGTTCCTCGCGTCGGCCACTCTGCTCCCCTCGTCTGCCAATGGACAAGAGCTGGCCGACCAAGTCTTTGCTGCCATCGACGCCAAGAACGATGGCCTGAGAACAATCAACACAGAG aTCTGGGAAAACCCGGAGATCGGGTACCAGGAAGTCCACGCGCACAAGGTCCTCACAGACTacctcgaggagcagggaTTCAACGTCACCCGCAGCGCCTACAACCTGACCACCGCATTCCGGGCCGAGTTCTCCAACGGCCCAGGACGCGCCGTGTCGTTCAACTCCGAGTTCGACGCCCTCCCGGGCCTGGGACACGCCTGCGGACACAACCTCatcgccaccgtcggcgtTGCGGCCGCCATTGGCGTGAAGGAGGCACTTGAGAACGGCAACGTGAAAGGCTCGGTGGT ACAGGCCTGCATCTACTCAAACTTTGAGCAGCGAGCTAACGCCGCGGGATACTGTAGCCTTCTGGGTACCCCCGCAGaggaaggcggcggtggcaagGTCAAGATGCTTGAGGCTGGCGCGTACGATGGCCTCGACTGCAGCTTGATGGCCCACCCAGGCAACAGCAACTACGCTGCTTGGGGCAGGACTCTGGCCTCTTGGCGAGGCAATGTCTCTTGGACTGGAG TTGCCGCCCACGCTGCCGCAGCCCCTTGGGCCGGCCAGAATGCTCTGGACGGCTTCGTTGCTGCGTACCAGATGGCCGGTCTTTTTCGCCAACAGCTTCAGCCGTCTGACAGGATTCACCACGTCGTCACCAAGGGATGGTCCGTGGCAAACATCATCCCCGACTACATTGAGAGTCAATGGGGCGTGCGAGGCAACACCAGGCAAGTCCGCCACCGTCGGATTCGT GTTGAATCCATCCTGTACGCGTCCGGCAACGGCACGAACACGACGGTGGAGATCTCCGCCTTCCAGGACTACTGGGACCAGAACCCGAGCTTCCAGCTGGCAAGCACTTTTTACGAACACCAGATGAAGTATCTCAACCCGGCCGATGACCCGGAGACGGCCAACTTCACCGTGTCTTCCCCCGAGGACTCGCGACGGGATGGGGGAGCTTCTGCTTCGTCTGATCAG GGTAACGTTTCGTGGTTCCTCCCGGCTATCCAGGTCGGCTTCCCTGTCGGCGGGACTGCTCCGGTGCACAACGCGGGTTTCCGGGAACTCGCCGGAACT GAGTTTGCCCACGAATCAGCCATCCAGACTGCCAAGATCCTAGCATTGACCGGTCTCAAAGTCTTGCAGAATGAGACGTATGCGGAGACCATGTGGGAGGAGTGGAGAGCCATGATCGAAGAGGTTTCCATTGCTGTATGA
- a CDS encoding X-pro dipeptidyl-peptidase c-terminal non-catalytic domain-containing protein, with amino-acid sequence MVLWFIPAEGTHHLTYAALFDGASDGLREGLRRGGIPKPEFTEMTRSRLSRRHDEEDGRGNDKPMSQSHTTKMAKRRGWTESRSPRTSRELSDDDAASQARITWLQSGARSGQAPGELPWLEPAPQRMVAPEVSPYRRKTLLEFETFRLWPKNDTLQIRLLVEGRRGTLAITSYV; translated from the exons ATGGTGCTATGGTTCATTCCCGCCGAAGGGACTCATCACTTGACATACGCGGCGTTGTTCGACGGCGCAAGTGATGGTCTACGGGAGGGTTTGCGCCGAGGCGGCATTCCCAAGCCAGAGTTCACCGAAATGACACGGAGCAGATTGTCGC GTCGGCatgatgaggaggatggcCGCGGCAATGACAAACCGATGTCTCAATCACACACTACCAAGATGGCAAAACGGCGCGGATGGACAGAATCAAGATCTCCTCGCACATCCCGAGAGCTTTCTGACGATG ACGCTGCCAGTCAGGCTCGCATTACCTGGCTCCAATCAGGCGCCCGTTCTGGACAAGCTCCAGGCGAGCTGCCTTGGCTTGAACCAGCCCCTCAGCGCATGGTCGCGCCGGAGGTCTCGCCGTACAGACGGAAGAC TCTGCTCGAGTTCGAAACCTTCAGACTATGGCCGAAGAACGATACGCTCCAGATTCGTCTCTTGGTGGAGGGTAGGAGGGGCACCTTGGCGATCACCTCGTATGTGTAG
- a CDS encoding Alcohol dehydrogenase gives MAALPETSSPAFYVDEDCNFKVIHDVPFPELVDGEVVVKVLYSGVNPADIKHGLGLGIRSTTLGYDFCGRVVQAGPTSEYKAGELVAGYTPTGFGRPLKYGTHKPFLSCPEDMMFKVPENLPPTHAASLTTVLTTAADGLYNIFGYSLPGEKPQDGFKPGPLLIWGASASVGLCMVQLARASGASPIIVTASPSRHELLRKLGATHCFDYRSTDIASRIKAAVEESKAGPILYAADCAGSFGEVTSAAQMEACVGDDAILLSVVKHQDTRYKMPLASANKDVTIRFGNGPVFTIPARMEAWKKMETALAWAVRTYGTEFQLPSVEVFKGSAEDALEEVKKVADQGKFGKLVLEQPLA, from the coding sequence ATGGCGGCCCTACCCGAAAcatcctcgcccgccttctACGTCGACGAAGACTGCAACTTCAAAGTCATCCACGATGTCCCGTTCCCCGAGCTCgtggacggcgaggtcgtcgtcaaAGTACTCTACTCGGGAGTGAACCCTGCGGATATCAAGCACGGCCTGGGTCTGGGCATCCGCTCCACGACCCTCGGCTACGACTTCTGCGGCCGCGTGGTGCAGGCGGGGCCGACCTCCGAGTacaaggccggcgagctcGTGGCCGGGTACACGCCCACGGGGTTCGGCAGGCCCTTGAAATACGGCACCCACAAGCCGTTTCTGAGCTGCCCGGAGGACATGATGTTCAAGGTGCCGGAGAACCTGCCGCCGACGCACGCCGCCAGCCTGACGACGGTCCtcacgacggcggccgacgggCTGTACAACATTTTCGGATACTCGCTGCCTGGCGAGAAGCCACAAGACGGGTTCAAGCCCGGCCCGTTGCTGATCTGGGGCGCGTCGGCCAGCGTAGGGCTCTGCATGGTGCAGCTGGCCCGCGCAAGCGGCGCGTCTCCCATTATCGTCACGGCGTCGCCTTCGAGGCACGAGCTGCTGAGAAAGCTCGGGGCGACGCACTGTTTCGATTACAGGTCGACGGATATCGCGTCCCGTATCAAagcggccgtcgaggagtcGAAGGCGGGACCGATCCTCTATGCGGCCGACTGCGCCGGGTCTTTTGGGGAGGTCACCTCGGCGGCGCAGATGGAGGCAtgcgtcggcgacgatgccatCCTACTGTCGGTCGTGAAGCATCAGGATACACGGTACAAGATGCCGCTGGCGTCGGCGAACAAGGACGTCACTATCCGGTTCGGCAACGGGCCTGTCTTCACGATTCCAGCCCGGATGGAGGCTtggaagaagatggagacaGCGTTGGCATGGGCCGTTAGGACGTACGGCACGGAATTCCAGCTTCCGTCGGTGGAGGTGTTCAAGGGCTCTGCGGAGGATGCGTTGGAGGAGGTGAAGAAGGTGGCTGACCAGGGCAAGTTTGGCAAACTCGTCCTGGAGCAGCCGCTGGCGTGA
- a CDS encoding major facilitator superfamily transporter, producing the protein MAADADERTPLLKSGAGAVKRVGRSLWSPANRILFAGFLVSLTLGLTQVPIIYVFRVMACETFYGTHAPFDGPAANMCHRREIDANTARQVSILGMTTSVCGILNLFICGDLIKRWGTRWALISQTLLLGIRVSCQIIAVSAGGQRGIDLMQYTQLIGIVGGPRGYMLVLNTAVAEVVERRKHTGVFGRLQGAVMIGTAIGYLLGGVLGDVFGISSPFITAVGCFAVTTIYGAILWPASPEQSDEAASKTTPGASGFLAPIKVLMPQKYRLESGKVVRNYGLVFLALGIFFGVFATGYAPILIQMYATARFNFGTTENGILMSGNSWIRGIFLMFIFPEIIDGGRRWFAASSHSGALHKTLTEEERSLIPTHAEDMDPAPGLMNAAEPTKAPPEEEDEDSTFDLFFLRWSLVVDGIVTSLAAWATEGWHVYAAAFLLPFASGSAPAAKGVITEMCPPHMRQDALSAITLVESAATLTTQGIFGLIFATLSEIGKPNLTFFVNAALAVVAVGILLLAHYPPAEATRIENEEPQENSSVRG; encoded by the exons ATGGCCGCAGATGCAGACGAACGGACGCCCCTCCTCAagtccggcgccggcgccgtgaaGCGGGTCGGCCGCAGCCTGTGGTCCCCGGCGAATCGGATCCTGTTTGCTGGGTTCCTCGTGTCGCTGACACTAGGACTCACTCAAGTCCC CATCATCTACGTCTTCCGCGTCATGGCCTGCGAGACCTTCTACGGCACCCACGCGCCCTTTGACGGCCCTGCCGCCAACATGTGCCACCGTCGCGAGATCGACGCCAACACGGCCCGCCAGGTCTCCATCCTCGGCATGACCACCTCCGTCTGCGGCATCCTCAACCTGTTCATTTGCGGCGACCTCATCAAGCGCTGGGGCACCCGCTGGGCCCTCATCAGCCAGACCCTCCTGCTCGGCATCCGCGTCTCGTGCCAGatcatcgccgtctcggccggcgggCAGCGGGGCATCGACCTGATGCAGTACACCCAGctcatcggcatcgtcggcgggccGCGGGGCTACAT GCTCGTGCTCAACACCGCCGTTGCAGAGGTGGTAGAAAGAAGAAAGCATACGGGCGTCTTCGGCCGGCTGCAGGGCGCCGTCATGATCGGTACCGCTATCGGCTACCTCT TGGGAGGTGTTCTGGGCGATGTGTTTGGTATTTCCAGCCCCTtcatcaccgccgtcggCTGCTTCGCCGTCACCACGATATACGGCGCCATCTTGTGGCCTGCGTCGCCCGAGCAGAgcgacgaggcggcgagcaAGACGACGCCCGGTGCCTCGGGCTTCCTGGCCCCGATCAAGGTCCTCATGCCTCAAAAGTACCGTCTCGAATCCGGAAAGGTGGTCAGGAACTACGGTCTCGTCTTCCTGGCTCTCGGCATCTTCTTCGGCGTG TTCGCCACGGGCTACGCCCCGATCTTGATCCAAATGTACGCAACCGCCCGCTTCAACTTCGGCACCACGGAGAACGGCATCCTCATGTCGGGCAACTCGTGGATCCGGGGCATCTTCCTCATGTTCATCTTCCCGGAGATCATCGACGGCGGAAGACGGTGGTTCGCCGCGTCGTCCCACTCGGGCGCTCTCCACAAGACGctcaccgaggaggagcgcagCCTCATCCCGACCCATGCCGAGGACATGGACCCGGCGCCCGGCCTGATGAACGCCGCGGAACCGACCAAGGCGCcgcccgaggaggaggacgaggacagcACCTTTGACCTGTTCTTCCTGCGGTGGAGCTTGGTGGTGGACGGCATCGTCACGTCTCTTGCTGCGTGGGCGACGGAGGGGTGGCATGTCTATGCCG CCGCCTTTCTGCTGCCGTTTGCCTCTGGATCAGCGCCGGCCGCCAAGGGCGTCATCACGGAGATGTGCCCGCCTCACATGCGCCAGGACGCTCTGAGCGCCATCACCCTTGTCGAGAGCGCGGCGACGCTGACGACGCAGGGTATCTTTGGCTTGATATTTGCCACGCTATCCGAGATCGGCAAGCCCAACCTGACATTCTTCGTCAACGCG GCTCTCGcggtcgtcgccgttggtATTCTGCTGCTGGCGCACTACCCTCCCGCGGAAGCCACGAGAATCGAGAACGAAGAGCCCCAAGAGAATAGCAGCGTTCGAGGCTAG
- a CDS encoding Catalase, translated as MAEMRISPGSLLRSIHGVAQAVKLSEAETEPIVQRLSASTEGLELAEWQSLFEDMNSDDEGHSLHHLAGVLGVALAVSFLREAGRHDRIARPDELYRCWNMVYRAISSNDAPAFAASRSAQGFLSVPLCSIVKDGSIDELFRLHVWLPDGKRGNPDFRLHSHQPFAQSWILAGAGKDRSWEVEQVNDPAEATHAGYALSWADAKGQGSAYKTHQSSSTVRNTGDLFRATETSSQVNVLDSTYVVPAAHYHTSEVAPDALCATLFFFDSHRGFVKDAGVLGPRDGESYTQLRDPAGVSPCELAEAVQAARSQGL; from the coding sequence ATGGCAGAGATGCGGATCTCTCCCGGGTCGCTGTTGCGCTCTATCCATGGAGTGGCACAAGCCGTAAAGCTCTCGGAAGCAGAGACGGAGCCCATCGTCCAGCGTCTGTCTGCGTCGACCGAGGGGCTTGAGCTCGCAGAATGGCAATCCTTGTTCGAGGACATgaactcggacgacgagggccacTCCCTCCACCACCTGGCGggggtcctcggcgtcgccctcgcTGTCTCGTTTCTGCGCGAGGCAGGCCGACACGACCGGATAGCACGCCCGGACGAGCTCTATCGATGCTGGAACATGGTCTACCGAGCCATCAGCAGCAACGACGCCCCGgccttcgccgcctcgcGCAGTGCCCAGGGCTTCCTGTCCGTGCCGCTGTGCAGCATCGTCAAGGACGGCAGCATCGACGAGCTCTTCCGCCTCCACGTCTGGCTTCCGGACGGCAAGCGCGGCAACCCGGACTTCAGGCTGCACTCGCACCAGCCGTTCGCGCAGAGCTGGATCCTAGCGGGCGCGGGCAAGGATCGGTCGTGGGAGGTTGAGCAGGTCAACGACCCCGCCGAGGCCACGCACGCCGGCTACGCCCTCTCGTGGGCCGACGCCAAGGGGCAGGGCAGCGCGTACAAGACGCAccagtcgtcctcgaccgtcAGGAACACGGGGGACCTCTTCAGGGCCACGGAGACCTCCTCGCAGGTCAACGTCCTGGACTCGACGTACGTGGTCCCGGCCGCCCACTACCACACGTCGGAGGTGGCGCCGGACGCTCTGTGCGCGACGCTGTTCTTCTTCGACTCGCACCGGGGgttcgtcaaggacgccggcgtTCTCGGGCCCAGGGACGGGGAGTCTTATACGCAGCTGAGAGACCCGGCGGGGGTCTCGCCTtgcgagctggccgaggcagTACAAGCTGCTCGCTCGCAGGGGCTGTGA
- a CDS encoding Tripeptidyl-peptidase sed4 produces the protein MRSSWVITPLLLSGFALSHPTSGGHVVHESVEQLPRGWRHVAPAEDLNTVRLSVALKQPGLSELKARLEVTSDPSHSQYGAHVSRDLLKYFQEPEAESFSAVASWLQSNDIPNFVRDGPWVRLNTTVGKANRLLDCKFAKYQYNTGDVVLRAKEYTLPARLLEHVDFVYPVSQFVSKPPRREIKMRDSGMTKRQSTMPQSCWSYTTPDCLVELYNINYHLPDDQSPTDFAIAGFLEEYPSVPTLQAFLASYSPLRNTTGYSPKYNLTVESINGGGDTTEGGGVEALLDIQYSMPFIQPMNVTYFSTGGRGPEIGDDGRDKTPDESGNEPWIEFLEALLARDAIPHVISISYTDDEQAIPLPYARRVCDLFMQVAARGVSILVATGDGGAAGIRSGNCVSNDGTNTTKFLPTFPVDCPYVTGVGATGNYAPAEPAWYSSGGFSEYFERPAWQESVAAAYIAGINGSHSGWYAPKGRGIPDISAVGSRFLMQPGWTQKGTSASTPVVAAMIALANDKRMRQGRPPLGFLNPLLYSDKVRSAINDVTSGSSGSCPVGDQVESGWLATAGWDPATGLGTLDFAKFVAALE, from the exons ATGAGGTCTTCTTGGGTCATTACGCCTTTGCTGCTGAGCGGATTCGCTCTCAGTCACCCAACGTCAGGCGGACACGTCGTTCACGAGTCTGTCGAGCAACTGCCCCGAGGCTGGCGTCATGTTGCCCCGGCGGAGGATCTCAACACGGTGCGACTCTCGGTTGCGTTGAAGCAGCCCGGCTTGTCTGAGCTCAAGGCCCGTCTCGAGGTCACCAGTGACCCGAGCCATTCCCAGTACGGCGCTCACGTCTCCCGTGACCTCTTGAAGTATTTCCAAGAACCAGAGGCGGAATCCTTCTCTGCTGTGGCATCGTGGCTCCAGTCCAACGATATTCCTAACTTCGTCCGAGACGGACCCTGGGTTCGTCTGAACACGACTGTTGGCAAGGCAAACCGTCTGTTGGACTGCAAGTTCGCCAAGTATCAGTACAACACCGGCGACGTCGTTCTCCGTGCCAAGGAGTACACCCTCCCCGCCCGGCTCTTGGAACATGTCGACTTTGTCTACCCCGTCAGCCAGTTCGTGAGCAAGCCGCCGAGACGGGAGATCAAGATGCGGGATTCAGGCATGACGAAGCGCCAGAGCACCA TGCCCCAAAGCTGCTGGTCTTACACCACGCCCGACTGTCTCGTGGAGCTGTACAACATCAACTACCACCTGCCGGACGACCAGTCGCCCACGGacttcgccatcgccggcttcCTCGAGGAGTACCCCAGCGTGCCGACCCTGCAGGCGTTCCTCGCGTCCTACAGCCCCCTCCGGAACACCACCGGCTACTCCCCCAAGTACAACCTCACCGTCGAGTccatcaacggcggcggcgacaccaccgagggcggcggcgtcgaggccctgcTCGACATCCAGTACAGCATGCCCTTCATCCAGCCCATGAACGTCACCTACTTCTCcaccggcggccgcggcccggagatcggcgacgacggcagggACAAGACGCCCGACGAGAGCGGCAACGAGCCGTGGATCGagttcctcgaggccctcctcgcccgcgacGCCATCCCCCAcgtcatctccatctcctacaccgacgacgagcaggccATCCCGCTCCCCTACGCCCGCCGCGTCTGCGACCTCTTCATGcaggtcgccgcccgcggcgtctcgatcctcgtcgccaccggagacggcggcgccgccggcatccgcTCCGGGAACTGCGTCTCCAACGACGGCACCAACACGACAAAGTTCCTCCCGACGTTCCCCGTCGACTGCCCCTACGTCAcgggcgtcggcgccacGGGCAACTACGCCCCCGCCGAGCCGGCGTGGTACAGCTCCGGCGGCTTCAGCGAGTACTTTGAGCGGCCCGCCTGGCAGGAGTCGGTGGCCGCGGCCTATATCGCCGGCATCAACGGCTCCCACTCGGGCTGGTACGCGCCCAAGGGCCGGGGCATCCCGGACATCTCGGCCGTCGGCTCTCGCTTCCTGATGCAGCCCGGCTGGACGCAGAAGGGCACCAGCGCGAGCAcgcccgtcgtcgcggccatgatcgccctcgccaacgacAAGCGGATGAGGCAGGGCCGCCCCCCGCTGGGCTTCCTCAACCCGCTGCTGTACTCCGACAAGGTCCGCTCCGCCATCAACGACGTCACCAGCGGCTCCAGCGGCAGCTGTCCCGTCGGTGACCAGGTCGAGAGCGGATGGCTGGCGACTGCGGGATGGGATCCGGCAACTGGTCTTGGTACGCTGGACTTTGCCAAGTTCGTGGCGGCGCTCGAGTAG
- a CDS encoding Eukaryotic aspartyl protease — MTALANGALAAIPTVSIPLHYYYGGGHKIATNLINPGSNTPVEVVFDQGSENFWVFGPGAVNNWGCTGFFCPGQCNATAEPFYDFPNSPSASKPEPFPSMYAYGAYTKIVQGQESVNDTFHFASDSGLTSTVDARVAIATYMQQRLLDGGQCIPAAYDLGILGTAPFYRTAEWNTTGPHVRQDLLERGVISAPVQSMWFDEAPAEWNGTFTGNAVFGAVDLSKFTGDLVKVAHVKNDGLGASVGYFVAPPVVKIGAASFDNSELTTRSCMIDSGTQINDLPVSSAVLDSFMAAAGLTRDSIGHVAWNGSCDSVPRDATIDLEFAGVAGKSVTIKTPVRNYIRNNADSEPGFCALNIDTGGCMLGAPFATSAFFAANDAENEIALAQGGVSKRGDKADEASLSLTIPN, encoded by the coding sequence ATGACGGCGCTGGCCAACGGCGCgctcgccgccatccccaCGGTCAGCATCCCGCTGCACTACTactacggcggcggccacaaGATCGCCACCAACCTCATCAACCCGGGCTCCAACAcgcccgtcgaggtcgtcttcGACCAGGGCTCCGAGAACTTCTGGGTCTTcggccccggcgccgtcaacaACTGGGGCTGCACCGGCTTCTTCTGCCCGGGCCAGTGCAACGCCACGGCCGAGCCCTTCTACGACTTCCCCAACAGCCCGTCCGCCTCCAAGCCCGAGCCGTTCCCGTCCATGTACGCCTACGGCGCCTACACCAAGATTGTGCAGGGCCAGGAGTCCGTCAACGACACCTTCCACTTCGCCTCGGACTCGGGCCTCACCTCCACCGTCGACGCccgcgtcgccatcgccacctACATGCAGCAGCgcctgctcgacggcggccagtGCATCCCGGCCGCCTACgacctcggcatcctcggcaCCGCGCCCTTCTACCGCACGGCCGAGTGGAACACGACGGGCCCTCACGTCCGCCAGGACCTCCTCGAGAGGGGCGTCATCAGCGCCCCCGTCCAGAGCATGTGGTTCGACGAGGCCCCCGCCGAGTGGAACGGCACCTTCACCGgcaacgccgtcttcggcgccgtcgacctctCCAAGTTCAccggcgacctcgtcaaggTCGCCCACGTCAAGaacgacggcctcggcgccagcGTCGGCTACTTCGTCGCCCCGCCCGTCGTCAAgatcggcgccgcctcctttgACAACTCGGAGCTGACGACGCGCTCCTGCATGATCGACTCGGGCACCCAGATCAACGACCTGCCCGTCAGCTCCGCCGTGCTCGACTCcttcatggccgccgccggcctgacCAGGGACTCCATCGGCCACGTCGCCTGGAACGGCAGCTGTGACTCGGTGCCCCGGGACGCCACCATCGACCTCGAgttcgccggcgtcgcgggcAAGTCCGTCACCATCAAGACGCCCGTCCGCAACTACATCCGCAACAACGCCGACAGCGAGCCGGGCTTCTGCGCTCTCAACATCGACACGGGCGGCTGCATGCTCGGCGCGCCCTTTGCCAcctccgccttcttcgccgccaacgacgccgagaacgagATTGCCCTGGCCCAGGGCGGTGTCTCCAAGAGGGGCGACAAGGCTGACGAAGcgtctctgtctctcacGATCCCCAACTGA
- a CDS encoding Cytochrome P450 — MSTPIPQPPGVPLLGNIFDVDPKNTWSSLKKLSEKYGEIFQIKVLGHTIVFVAGAALAEELCDEKRFRKYVGGPIVEIRYAVHDSLFTAFDHEESWGVAHRIIAPKLTPQSVAERFDDMLSTTNELLAKWKGLGPDEAVSAIGELNRLNLEATTLALFGKKLDCLTGPEHPMLKGMEDSTSEAIQRPNRPGFLNWLVFGGKFKKATATMRAYASEMVEHRRNNPSDRKDLLATLVSAADPESGKSLTNSQVIDEIVTMPIGSSTAPGLVSTIVYFLLKNPHVIATAREELDRVVGGAGGELTYSHLSQLKYVEGIVREGLRLSFAAPGFNIEPIPREGDKSPVLLAGGKYQVAHNQPMILVLAGVNRDPSVFEDPLAFKPERMVGEKYEQLPVGVRRSYGNGKRECIGKHYAWLWNMVVVAKLIKEVDFTMADPSYELKQDGWFNLRPVDFYVKVKPRVSSKAPEL, encoded by the coding sequence ATGTCGACTCCGATCCCCCAACCCCCCGGCGTGCCGCTGCTGGGCAACATCTTCGACGTGGACCCCAAGAACACGTGGTCCTCCCTCAAGAAGCTGTCGGAGAAGTACGGCGAGATCTTCCAGATCAAGGTGCTCGGCCAcaccatcgtcttcgtcgcgggcgccgcgctcgccgaggagctgtGCGACGAGAAGCGGTTCCGCAAGTACGTCGGCGGGCCGATCGTCGAGATCCGATACGCCGTGCACGACTCGCTCTTCACGGCCTTTGACCACGAGGAGAGCTGGGGCGTTGCGCACCGAATCATCGCGCCCAAGCTGACGCCCCAGTCCGTCGCGGAGCGCTTCGACGACATGCTCAGCACGACCAACGAGCTGCTGGCCAAGTGGAAAGGCCTCGGCCCGGACGAGGCCGTGTCCGCCATCGGCGAGCTGAACAGGCTGAACCTCGAGGCGACGACGCTGGCGCTCTTTggcaagaagctcgactGCCTCACGGGGCCGGAGCACCCGATGCTCAAGGGCATGGAGGACTCGACGTCCGAGGCGATACAGCGGCCGAACCGGCCCGGGTTCCTCAACTggctcgtcttcggcggcaagttcaagaaggccacggcgacgatgagggcGTACGCGTCCGAGATGGTCGAGCACCGTAGGAACAACCCGTCGGACCGCAAGGATCTCCTCGCCACCCTCGTCAGCGCCGCGGATCCCGAGTCGGGCAAGTCCCTGACCAACTCGCAGGTCATCGACGAGATCGTCACCATGCCCATCGGCAGCAGCACGGCGCCGGGCCTCGTCAGCACCATCGTCTACTTCCTGCTGAAGAACCCGCACGTCATCGCCACCGCGCGGGAGGAGCTCgaccgcgtcgtcggcggcgccggcggcgagctgaCGTACAGCCACCTCTCGCAGCTCAAATAcgtcgagggcatcgtccGCGAGGGCCTGCGGCTGTCCTTCGCCGCGCCGGGCTTCAACATCGAGCCCATCCCCAGGGAGGGCGACAAGAGCCCCGTGCTGCTCGCGGGGGGCAAGTATCAGGTCGCCCACAACCAGCCCATGATCCTCGTGCTCGCCGGGGTGAACCGCGACCCGTCCGTGTTCGAGGACCCGCTGGCGTTCAAGCCCGAGCGGATGGTGGGCGAGAAGTACGAGCAGCTGCCGGTGGGCGTGAGGAGGTCGTACGGCAACGGCAAACGCGAGTGTATCGGCAAGCACTACGCGTGGCTCTGGAACATGGTGGTCGTGGCGAAGCTCATCAAGGAGGTGGACTTCACCATGGCGGACCCCTCGTACGAGTTGAAGCAGGACGGGTGGTTTAACCTGAGGCCGGTGGACTTTTACGTCAAGGTCAAGCCGAGAGTGAGCAGCAAGGCGCCGGAGCTGTGA
- a CDS encoding Nadp-dependent alcohol dehydrogenase-like protein produces the protein MVANNNGKRHASVAEAVPALYRLVLSSYEPFFAISGALMATFSSESYVATMSRGSITYSPDHAFVYTTLGGAFVLFAFLLVVVLRVVDDVRSYRAIIAGMLLMDVFYFTGAAQAVGGWRSFLNPAYWAVEDYFMNLTGWPPVLVRVLVLFEIGFTASNGSASGKTA, from the coding sequence ATGGtggccaacaacaacggAAAACGCCATGCTTCCGTCGCAGAAGCTGTACCCGCCCTCTACCGCCTCGTCCTGAGCTCGTACGAgcccttcttcgccatcaGTGGCGCCCTGATGGCGACCTTCAGCAGTGAAAGCTACGTGGCCACCATGTCCCGCGGCTCCATCACCTACTCCCCCGATCACGCGTTCGTGTACACGActctcggcggcgccttcgtcCTCTTCGCTTTCCTcctggtcgtcgtcctgcgcgtggtcgacgacgtccggTCCTACcgcgccatcatcgccggcatgCTGCTGATGGACGTCTTTTacttcaccggcgccgcccaggcGGTTGGAGGGTGGCGGTCCTTCTTGAACCCCGCGTATTGGGCTGTGGAGGACTATTTCATGAACCTCACTGGTTGGCCGccagtcctcgtccgggTCCTGGTTCTTTTCGAGATCGGTTTCACCGCTAGCAACGGAAGTGCGTCGGGCAAAACGGCTTGA